The Ktedonobacteraceae bacterium genome has a window encoding:
- a CDS encoding GlsB/YeaQ/YmgE family stress response membrane protein, with the protein MTLALVLLAAVNLSLTNVLWWLLVGLVAGFLASRVMRGGGYGLIGDIVVGLIGAFIGGWLADFLGLGGSSSLIVTIVIAFIGACILLAILHVVTGGGSRRRGWGRR; encoded by the coding sequence ATGACACTTGCGTTAGTTCTGCTTGCTGCAGTGAATCTGAGTCTGACAAATGTACTCTGGTGGCTGCTGGTTGGGTTGGTGGCTGGCTTTCTTGCCAGCCGGGTGATGCGTGGGGGAGGCTATGGGCTGATCGGTGACATAGTGGTGGGCCTGATTGGAGCGTTCATCGGAGGATGGTTGGCTGATTTCCTGGGGCTGGGAGGCTCTTCTAGTCTGATTGTGACGATTGTGATCGCTTTTATTGGTGCCTGTATTCTCCTGGCCATCTTACACGTGGTCACTGGTGGAGGCTCCAGGCGTAGAGGATGGGGGCGGCGATAA
- the dps gene encoding DNA starvation/stationary phase protection protein Dps, whose product MPKKNNGLHEQDRLIELLNRRLADAIDLQLQSRQAYWNVKGPHFMTLRELFDKVAREVEEYANLIAEHIVQLGGMAEGTAHAVARRTSLDEYRLLTADGNGHIAALSTTLTAFGKHVRYASEQVSELKDADTAAIFTEIARGIDKWLWFVETSQQAGS is encoded by the coding sequence ATGCCCAAGAAAAATAATGGCCTGCATGAGCAGGACAGGCTCATCGAACTGTTGAACCGCCGCCTGGCAGACGCCATCGATCTGCAGTTGCAAAGCAGGCAGGCGTACTGGAACGTCAAAGGGCCGCATTTCATGACCCTGCGCGAACTGTTCGACAAGGTTGCCCGGGAAGTGGAGGAGTATGCGAACCTGATTGCCGAGCACATTGTGCAACTGGGCGGCATGGCTGAGGGAACGGCACACGCGGTCGCCAGGAGGACTTCGCTCGATGAGTATCGGCTTTTAACAGCAGATGGCAACGGCCATATCGCTGCGCTCTCGACGACGCTCACCGCCTTTGGCAAACATGTACGCTACGCCAGCGAGCAGGTGAGCGAACTGAAGGATGCTGATACCGCCGCTATCTTCACCGAGATCGCCCGCGGCATCGACAAATGGCTCTGGTTCGTCGAAACGAGCCAACAAGCAGGCAGTTGA